One genomic segment of Helianthus annuus cultivar XRQ/B chromosome 14, HanXRQr2.0-SUNRISE, whole genome shotgun sequence includes these proteins:
- the LOC110907499 gene encoding uncharacterized protein LOC110907499, with translation MFEAEALHWWNIVVRTEGKEKVKEMKWEEFIHKFLAKYCPPSETEQLEVEFFQLKMGNKTYREYVSRFNDISRLVSYVALTEEQLINRFIWGLPSEMRVFIKSKSPKTFAETVEAGAIMAAEMILRQAESPAPKRKWEERKGDTQNNNFKRPKTFPQCQICKRFHTVECRFPCPNCKMTGHALQECKEKKKCFKCGDPNHMRSDVPNSKEMIGHNQISQKGMHLYSPRKKPRPIQTLSRASQNLDHAFTVEMADGSQREIVDIVKNCKISLNNHVIPIDLMPMELGEFDIVIGMDWLTPYHAEVICDKRIVRLRLPNGKQLTVSGDRTDKTKNLITIAQAHKCLRKGYVAFLAYVMNTTEK, from the exons atgttTGAAGCTGAAGCCCTTCACTGGTGGAACATTGTGGTCCGAACAGAGGGAAAAGAAAAGGTTAAGGAGATGAAGTGGGAGGAGTTTATTCATAAGTTTCTTGCTAAGTATTGTCCTCCCAGTGAGACTGAGCAACTGGAAGTGGAATTCTTTCAGttaaaaatgggaaataaaacttATCGAGAGTATGTTTCTCGTTTCAATGACATATCTCGACTGGTTTCTTATGTAGCATTGACTGAGGAACAACTGATCAATAGGTTTATTTGGGGTCTACCCTCTGAAATGAGGGTGTTTATCAAATCCAAATCCCCCAAGACTTTTGCAGAAACTGTTGAGGCTGGCGCCATCATGGCTGCCGAGATGATTCTGCGGCAGGCTGAATCTCCCGCACCAAAAAGAAAGTGGGAAGAAAGAAAGGGGGACACCCAGAATAACAACTTTAAAAGGCCTAAAACATTTCCTCAATGTCAAATTTGCAAACGCTTTCATACGGTGGAATGTCGTTTTCCTTGTCCAAATTGTAAAATGACGGGTCATGCCCTTCAAGAATGCAAGGAAAAGAAGaagtgtttcaaatgtggagacccTAACCACATGAGATCTGATGTCCCGAACTCAAAAGAAATGATAGGACACAACCAAATCAGCCAAAAGGGCATGCATTTGTACTCACCACGGAAGAAGCCAAGACCAATACAGACGTTATCACGG GCATCCCAAAACCTAGATCATGCCTTTACAGTAGAAATGGCTGATGGAAGTCAAAGAGAGATAGTTGACATAGTTAAGAATTGTAAAATAAGCTTAAACAACCATGTTATCCCTATAGACCTAATGCCTATGGAACTTGGAGAATTTGACATAGTcattggaatggactggttgacACCGTATCATGCGGAAGTTATATGTGACAAAAGGATCGTCCGACTCCGATTACCCAATGGCAAACAGCTAACTGTATCGGGAGACCGCACTGACAAGACTAAGAACCTCATCACGATAGCACAAGCACATAAATGCCTAAGGAAagggtatgttgcctttttagcatATGTCATGAACACTACAGAAAAGTAG
- the LOC110904056 gene encoding 50S ribosomal protein L12, chloroplastic-like — protein sequence MASSTLSTVTLPSFSHTPRATTTHASLPSHFSPKQFPFHTPKLNHRSTFLRPLAAVAAEEKVVELGDEISNLTLAQAQSLVEYLQDKLGVTAASFAPAAVVAAPGGGGAEAAEAVEEKTEFDVVIDDVPSNARIATIKAVRGLTSLALKEAKELIEGLPKKFKEGVSRYEAEDAKKQLEEAGAKVSIV from the coding sequence ATGGCGTCTTCAACACTCTCCACAGTCACCCTACCCTCCTTCTCACACACTCCACGCGCCACCACCACTCACGCCTCTCTCCCCTCACATTTTTCTCCCAAACAATTCCCCTTCCACACCCCCAAACTCAACCACCGATCCACATTCCTCCGCCCACTCGCCGCCGTAGCCGCTGAGGAGAAAGTTGTTGAGCTAGGTGATGAAATCTCGAACCTAACCCTAGCTCAAGCACAATCACTGGTTGAGTACCTGCAAGACAAGCTCGGAGTCACCGCCGCATCCTTCGCTCCGGCTGCTGTAGTCGCCGCACCTGGTGGCGGTGGAGCGGAAGCGGCGGAGGCTGTGGAGGAGAAGACGGAGTTCGACGTTGTAATTGATGATGTTCCTAGTAATGCCAGAATTGCGACGATTAAAGCGGTTAGAGGTTTGACAAGCCTTGCATTAAAGGAGGCTAAAGAGCTTATTGAAGGTCTTCCTAAGAAGTTTAAGGAAGGAGTGTCCAGATATGAAGCTGAAGATGCGAAGAAACAGCTTGAAGAAGCTGGTGCTAAGGTTTCTATTGTTTAG
- the LOC110904059 gene encoding 50S ribosomal protein L12, chloroplastic-like yields MASSALSTVTLRSFSYPPRATTTPSHFSPKQTLEFPLRTPKFSHRSTFLRPVAAVASDEKVVQLGDEISNLTLAQAQSLVEYLQDKLGVTAASFAPAAVVAAPGGAGAEAAEAVEEKTEFDVVIDDVPSNARIATIKAVRGLTSLALKEAKELIEGLPKKFKEGVSRDEAEDAKKQLEEAGAKVSIV; encoded by the coding sequence ATGGCGTCTTCAGCACTCTCCACAGTCACTCTACGCTCCTTCTCTTATCCACCACGCGCCACCACCACTCCATCACACTTCTCCCCCAAACAAACCCTAGAATTCCCCCTCCGAACCCCCAAATTCAGCCACCGGTCCACATTCCTCCGCCCGGTCGCCGCCGTAGCCAGCGATGAGAAGGTTGTCCAGCTAGGCGATGAAATCTCAAACCTAACCCTAGCTCAGGCACAATCACTGGTTGAGTACCTGCAAGACAAGCTCGGAGTCACTGCCGCGTCATTCGCTCCAGCTGCTGTCGTGGCCGCACCTGGTGGCGCCGGAGCAGAGGCGGCGGAGGCTGTGGAGGAGAAGACGGAGTTTGATGTTGTTATTGATGATGTTCCGAGTAACGCGAGAATTGCGACGATTAAAGCGGTTAGAGGATTGACAAGCCTTGCGCTTAAAGAGGCTAAAGAGCTTATTGAAGGTCTCCCCAAGAAGTTTAAGGAAGGAGTGTCCAGAGATGAAGCTGAAGATGCGAAGAAACAGCTTGAAGAAGCTGGAGCTAAGGTTTCTATTGTTTAG
- the LOC110904060 gene encoding monodehydroascorbate reductase 4, peroxisomal, which yields MGRSFVYVILGGGVAAGYAALEFANKGVAHGELCIISDEPVAPYERPALSKGFLLPEAPARLPAFHTCVGVNEERLTPKWYKEHGIELILDTRVTSADVRRKTLVTAAGETISYKFLIIATGARAFKLEEFGVSGSDAENVCHLRDLADATRLVDLMQASTGGNAVVIGGGYIGMEVAASLVINKINVTMVFPEPHCIPRLFTPKIASFYEEFYKSKGVNFVKGTVLSSFVINPEGKVIGVNLKDGSYLPADLVVVGIGIRRNTSLFEGQLTLEKGGIKVNSMLQTSNSSVYAVGDVASFPVKAFGEIRRLEHVDAARKSARHAVSAIMEPDTTPEFDYLPFFYSRAFLFSWQFYGENLGEAVYFGDFSGTSFGAYWVHNGHLVGSFLEGGSKEEYEALAKATRLRPAIDDMSDLERQGLRFVVTLSQKQPVLPIVDVGSSTSLVVLEKPEYPWHAAAGVVAAASIAAFAYWYGRRRRRW from the exons ATGGGAAGATCGTTTGTGTACGTGATACTTGGTGGAGGAGTGGCTGCCGGTTATGCAGCTCTTGAGTTCGCCAACAAAGGTGTCGCTCATGGTGAACTCTGCATCATCTCCGATGAACCT GTGGCTCCTTATGAAAGACCTGCACTCAGCAAAGGCTTTCTACTCCCAGAAG CTCCTGCACGTCTACCTGCATTTCACACGTGTGTAGGCGTCAATGAAGAGAGGTTAACACCTAAGTGGTACAAGGAACATG GAATTGAACTGATTCTTGATACTCGGGTAACGTCTGCTGATGTAAGACGTAAGACACTTGTAACTGCAGCAGGAGAAACAATCAGCTATAAATTTCTTATCATTGCAACAGGTGCTCGG GCTTTTAAGCTTGAAGAGTTTGGTGTAAGCGGATCAGACGCTGAAAATGTATGTCATCTGCGTGATTTGGCCGATGCAACCAGGCTTGTGGACCTGATGCAAGCCTCTACTGGCGGTAATGCGGTGGTTATTGGTGGTGGCTACATTGGAATGGAGGTTGCTGCATCCTTGGTCATAAATAAGATTAATGTTACCATGGTGTTTCCTGAGCCACACTGCA TACCCCGTTTATTCACCCCAAAGATTGCAAGTTTTTATgaagagttttataaatcaaaggGTGTAAATTTTGTCAAAGGCACAGTTTTGTCATCGTTTGTTATCAATCCTGAGGGGAAG GTTATTGGAGTTAATCTGAAGGATGGAAGCTATCTTCCTGCTGACTTGGTGGTCGTAGGAATTGGAATCCGTCGAAACACAAGTCTATTCGAAGGCCAACTCACTCTAGAGAAAGGAGGAATCAAAGTAAACAGCATGTTGCAAACGAGCAACAGCTCGGTGTATGCAGTTGGTGACGTGGCATCATTTCCGGTAAAGGCTTTTGGTGAAATCCGACGGCTTGAACACGTTGATGCTGCTAGAAAATCAGCTCGCCATGCTGTCTCTGCGATAATGGAACCAGATACTACACCAGAATTCGATTACCTGCCATTCTTCTATTCCAGGGCATTCTTGTTTTCGTGGCAGTTTTATGGAGAAAATTTGGGAGAAGCCGTTTATTTCGGAGATTTTTCAGGAACTAGTTTTGGTGCATACTGGGTCCACAATGGTCATCTAGTAGGATCTTTTCTCGAAGGTGGAAGTAAAGAAGAGTATGAGGCGCTAGCCAAAGCGACGAGGCTTAGACCGGCGATTGATGATATGAGTGACCTCGAGCGGCAGGGTCTAAGGTTTGTGGTGACACTGAGCCAGAAACAACCGGTGCTGCCTATAGTGGATGTGGGGAGTTCGACATCACttgttgttttagaaaaaccGGAGTACCCTTGGCATGCAGCTGCAGGGGTGGTGGCAGCGGCTTCGATAGCTGCATTTGCTTATTGGTATGGAAGAAGACGCCGGCGATGGTGA
- the LOC110904061 gene encoding peptide deformylase 1B, chloroplastic, whose protein sequence is MTMAYAKWLHSSALSHATVPTTSPRRDTIPATFRPTTSSDRPLFFSSNYRYRPPAIAVQAQAKRGLLQKTEEEAASPDDVQFEGPLNIVLYPDPILRAKNKRVVTFDENLKKLVDEMFDVMYKTDGIGLSAPQVGVNVQLMVFNPAGERGVGEEIVLVNPRVIKSSKKQVPFEEGCLSFPGINADVVRPEAVKVDAQDITGAKFSVSLSRLPSRVFQHEYDHLEGILFFDRMTAEVVESIRAELLALEQKYEDRTGLTRPESVETRKRWKAAAGFGRS, encoded by the exons ATGACTATGGCCTATGCGAAGTGGTTGCATTCCTCCGCCCTTTCTCATGCTACCGTCCCTACAACTAGCCCCCGACGGGATACCATTCCGGCAACCTTCCGGCCAACCACTTCGTCCGACCGACCGTTGTTTTTCTCTTCGAATTACCGATACAGACCTCCGGCAATCGCCGTTCAAGCACAGGCCAAACGAGGATTGTTACAAAAAACCGAAGAGGAAGCAGCTTCAC CGGATGATGTGCAGTTTGAAGGTCCACTTAACATTGTGTTGTATCCGGACCCTATACTGAGGGCAAAGAACAAGCGTGTTGTTACGTTTGATGAGAATTTGAAGAAGTTAGTAGATGAAATGTTTGACGTGATGTACAA AACTGATGGCATTGGGCTCTCAGCACCCCAAGTTGGAGTTAATGTTCAACTTATGGTGTTTAATCCAGCTGGCGAACGAGGCGTAGGAGAAGAGATAGTTCTTGTAAACCCACGAGTCATCAAATCTTCTAAAAAGCAGGTTCCATTTGAAGAAGGCTGCTTATCCTTTCCAGGGATCAATGCTGATGTGGTG AGGCCAGAAGCTGTTAAGGTTGATGCACAAGACATTACTGGTGCAAAGTTTTCAGTTAGCTTGTCACGTCTCCCCTCCCGTGTTTTCCAACATGAATATGATCATTTGGAG GGTATACTCTTCTTTGACAGAATGACTGCAGAAGTTGTCGAGAGTATCCGTGCAGAACTACTG GCATTGGAACAGAAATATGAGGATAGGACCGGACTGACGAGACCCGAAAGTGTAGAAACCCGCAAAAGATGGAAAGCAGCTGCTGGATTTGGAAGATCTTGA